One segment of Burkholderia multivorans ATCC BAA-247 DNA contains the following:
- a CDS encoding phage tail sheath subtilisin-like domain-containing protein, with protein MAATSFYHGVTTVLVDTGPRTIAVPSTSVVGIVDTYTPGPDLVAPNVPVRITSEYDAVAAFGETSPITRAIQGIYKQSKTVMVAVGVPADQTDAELTSAIIGGVSAGGARTGMQALLDGKSLFDLKPRLLIAPGHTAKQPVATAADELAAKLRAIAIIDGPNKTDEDAIQYAKNFGSKRLYLVDPGVRYWDTAKNADVDAPASAYAAGLFCQTDAAIGFWASPSNKEIVGISGTKRPIEFLDGDETCRANLLNNAFITTIIRDGGYRLWGNRTLSADPKWSFVTRVRTLDIVMDAVQAGHKWAVDRGITATYVQDVTEGLRAFMRDLRNQGAVINFEVYPDPKLNSASQLEQGKVYWNIRFTDVPPAENPIFRFEVTNEWLTEVLDTQS; from the coding sequence ATGGCTGCTACTTCTTTCTATCACGGCGTCACGACCGTGCTGGTCGATACCGGGCCGCGCACGATCGCAGTCCCGTCGACGTCGGTCGTCGGCATCGTGGACACCTACACGCCTGGCCCGGACCTCGTCGCGCCCAACGTGCCCGTGCGCATCACCAGCGAGTACGACGCCGTCGCTGCGTTCGGTGAGACCAGCCCGATCACGCGCGCGATTCAGGGCATCTACAAGCAGAGCAAGACGGTCATGGTGGCTGTCGGCGTTCCGGCCGATCAGACCGATGCTGAACTGACGTCCGCGATTATCGGTGGCGTGTCCGCGGGCGGTGCGCGCACCGGCATGCAGGCGCTGCTCGATGGCAAATCGCTGTTCGACCTGAAGCCGCGGCTGCTGATCGCGCCCGGCCATACCGCCAAGCAGCCGGTCGCGACAGCGGCCGATGAGCTTGCCGCCAAGCTGCGCGCGATCGCGATCATCGACGGGCCGAACAAGACCGACGAGGATGCGATCCAGTACGCGAAGAACTTCGGCAGCAAGCGTCTGTATCTGGTCGATCCCGGCGTGCGGTACTGGGACACGGCGAAGAACGCGGACGTCGACGCGCCGGCATCGGCGTATGCGGCGGGCCTGTTCTGCCAGACCGACGCGGCGATCGGCTTCTGGGCATCGCCCTCGAACAAGGAAATCGTCGGCATCAGCGGCACGAAGCGGCCGATCGAATTTCTCGACGGCGACGAGACCTGCCGCGCGAATCTGCTGAACAACGCGTTCATCACGACGATCATCCGCGACGGCGGGTATCGCCTGTGGGGCAACCGGACGTTGTCGGCCGATCCGAAGTGGTCGTTCGTGACTCGCGTGCGCACGCTCGACATCGTGATGGACGCCGTGCAGGCCGGCCATAAGTGGGCGGTCGATCGCGGCATTACGGCAACGTACGTGCAGGACGTCACCGAAGGGCTGCGGGCGTTCATGCGCGATCTGCGCAATCAGGGCGCGGTGATCAACTTCGAGGTGTACCCGGATCCGAAGCTCAATTCCGCGTCGCAGCTCGAGCAGGGCAAGGTGTACTGGAACATCCGGTTCACGGACGTTCCGCCGGCAGAAAACCCGATCTTCCGCTTCGAGGTCACGAACGAGTGGCTGACGGAAGTTCTCGACACGCAATCGTAA
- a CDS encoding GPW/gp25 family protein: protein MSRSGALVGMDRWTGAPITGIAHLKQSLGDILGTRKGTRRELPEYGSDIPLMVDLPITRGWISAAQAEAARAIGRWEPRIKLAQVKVLSVIDGKPTFAIRGEYDGTAVEIEVPT, encoded by the coding sequence ATGAGCCGGTCCGGTGCACTCGTCGGCATGGACCGATGGACCGGTGCGCCGATCACCGGCATCGCGCACTTGAAGCAGAGTCTCGGCGACATCCTCGGCACGCGCAAGGGAACGCGACGGGAATTGCCCGAGTACGGGTCGGACATCCCGCTGATGGTCGATCTTCCGATCACACGCGGATGGATATCTGCCGCACAGGCCGAAGCGGCACGGGCGATCGGCCGATGGGAACCACGAATCAAACTCGCTCAGGTCAAGGTGCTGTCGGTCATCGACGGCAAACCAACATTCGCGATTCGTGGTGAATACGACGGCACGGCTGTGGAAATCGAGGTGCCAACATGA
- a CDS encoding baseplate assembly protein has product MTIIDLASLDPPDLVEVLDFEAAFRMKLEYFKSIYPDWTAALKSDPVVKLIELAAYDEIRAAARVNDAARAVMLAFSTGADLEHLAVLLDTERAVIDPGDPEANPPVERRMESDDRLKLRAQMSMERATVAGPFGAYRAFAMDASADVLDVTVDRPEPGTVRLTIMSARGDGVPDQALLDLVRDKVAPETVRPLNDTVLISAAAKIEYAIDAIVYVGGGPDPNIVLDARRKMLESVVANSRKLRVGMPRSAIEGALHAPDSGVTRIELRSPADDVLCGSREFAHCTAINLEVKIDDA; this is encoded by the coding sequence ATGACGATTATCGATCTCGCTTCGTTGGACCCGCCGGATCTTGTCGAGGTACTCGACTTCGAGGCCGCGTTCCGAATGAAGCTGGAGTATTTCAAATCGATCTATCCCGACTGGACTGCGGCGCTGAAGTCGGATCCGGTCGTCAAGCTGATCGAGCTGGCAGCGTATGACGAGATCCGTGCTGCGGCGCGAGTCAATGACGCTGCGCGCGCAGTCATGCTCGCGTTTTCTACGGGCGCCGATCTGGAGCATCTGGCGGTTCTGTTGGACACGGAGCGAGCGGTGATCGATCCCGGTGATCCGGAAGCTAATCCGCCAGTCGAGCGGCGCATGGAATCGGACGATCGGTTGAAGTTGCGCGCTCAGATGTCGATGGAGCGTGCGACGGTTGCAGGGCCATTCGGCGCGTACCGGGCATTCGCGATGGACGCGTCTGCCGACGTGCTGGATGTGACTGTAGACCGACCGGAACCGGGTACCGTGCGGCTCACGATCATGTCCGCACGAGGCGATGGCGTACCGGATCAGGCATTGCTTGATCTGGTGCGCGACAAAGTAGCGCCCGAGACCGTTCGCCCGCTCAACGATACGGTTCTGATCAGTGCGGCGGCGAAGATCGAATACGCCATCGATGCGATCGTATATGTCGGCGGCGGGCCGGATCCGAACATTGTGCTGGATGCCCGCCGAAAGATGTTGGAGAGCGTGGTGGCGAATTCGAGAAAGCTTCGGGTTGGTATGCCCCGGTCTGCTATCGAAGGGGCGCTCCACGCGCCCGACAGTGGCGTCACCCGCATAGAACTGCGTTCGCCGGCCGACGATGTCTTATGTGGTTCGCGAGAGTTTGCGCATTGCACGGCCATCAATTTGGAGGTGAAGATCGATGACGCCTGA
- a CDS encoding head-tail joining protein, translating to MAFRDLISDVDAAVLRDLGDADITIDGRPVEGMFASPWLGPDLGSQRTQLVAPVFHLRDRDATTVRQGSILIARGERYRVLEAHPDGTGWTVLILQ from the coding sequence GTGGCGTTCCGGGATCTGATCTCGGACGTCGATGCTGCGGTGCTGCGTGATCTCGGCGACGCGGATATCACGATCGACGGCCGGCCCGTCGAAGGGATGTTCGCGTCGCCGTGGCTCGGGCCGGATCTCGGCAGCCAGCGCACGCAGCTCGTCGCACCGGTGTTTCATCTGCGCGACCGCGATGCCACTACGGTCCGTCAGGGCAGCATCCTGATCGCAAGGGGCGAGCGTTACCGCGTGCTTGAGGCGCATCCGGACGGCACCGGCTGGACGGTCCTCATTCTCCAGTAG
- a CDS encoding phage major tail tube protein, with translation MVPETLNNMALYVDGRGFAGRAPEVSPPKLKIKTEDYRAGGMDAPVKVDQGMEGLQAAFTMGSVERDVLKFFGLADNSAFNATFRGAFRDTRGKVKSVALIMRGMLSEYDPGSWKPGSTSELKYTADLSYYKAEIDGAVICEIDVLNMIRIIDGVDQLADVRKALGM, from the coding sequence ATGGTCCCGGAAACTCTGAACAACATGGCGTTGTACGTCGACGGGCGCGGCTTTGCCGGCCGCGCGCCCGAAGTCAGTCCGCCGAAGCTGAAGATCAAGACGGAGGACTATCGCGCGGGCGGCATGGACGCGCCCGTCAAGGTCGACCAAGGTATGGAGGGGCTGCAGGCGGCGTTCACCATGGGGAGCGTCGAGCGTGACGTGCTGAAGTTCTTCGGGCTGGCCGACAACAGCGCGTTCAACGCCACCTTTCGCGGTGCGTTTCGCGACACGCGGGGCAAGGTGAAGTCGGTCGCGCTCATCATGCGCGGCATGCTGTCCGAATACGATCCCGGCAGCTGGAAGCCGGGCTCGACGTCGGAGCTGAAGTACACGGCCGATCTGTCTTACTACAAGGCCGAGATCGACGGTGCGGTGATCTGCGAGATTGACGTGCTGAACATGATCCGCATCATCGACGGCGTCGATCAGCTCGCCGATGTGCGCAAGGCGCTCGGCATGTGA
- a CDS encoding phage tail assembly protein — METVKIKLKYPVAFDGVVRDELVMRRPKVRDMRAASKQAQGDDELREIVLFATLADVAPDDIEGMDMVDYDAMQRAYESFRSVRPAANRNSEGAGSPADEGVRGAAAVG, encoded by the coding sequence GTGGAAACCGTGAAGATCAAACTGAAGTATCCCGTGGCGTTCGACGGCGTCGTGCGCGACGAACTGGTGATGCGCCGCCCAAAGGTTCGCGACATGCGCGCGGCGAGCAAGCAGGCACAGGGTGACGACGAGCTGCGCGAGATCGTGCTGTTCGCGACGCTGGCCGACGTCGCGCCCGACGACATCGAAGGAATGGACATGGTCGATTACGACGCCATGCAGCGTGCGTACGAATCCTTTCGATCCGTTCGTCCGGCTGCCAATCGAAACAGTGAAGGCGCTGGCTCGCCGGCTGATGAAGGAGTACGGGGTGCAGCCGCAGTCGGTTGA
- a CDS encoding phage tail protein, translated as MTDLVEIERWENGIYQLETSDPVMGGPDGIDNLQAKQLANRTRYLKKAIEASQSSFDEHVEATDPHPQYATHGELAEKVAALVAQAPGTLDTLSKLAKALDNDPNFASKVASALASKAALDSPPFVGTPTTPTPPMGDSGSVVVNAAWVRGQNYQPALGFTPVQQGGGTNQGANKVKIGWNLDGSGLRCMVDATDLGNFVFDSAVIGQIVFEPRTQARAGYLKCNGALIKRADYPKLWAYAQASGALVTDAAWGAGNNGCFSHGDGATTFRLPELRGEFLRCWDDGRGADASRAIGTWQGGQNAYHAHGASSGAAGAHGHSAWTDTQGWHGHHGTTAGGGAHSHQLDYRTPEWTADTDRGGVGSTFSVDTPVQPWTTVVGDHVHVFDTDGAGNHAHNVGIGAVGDHVHSITINGDGGNEARPRNIALLAMIRAY; from the coding sequence ATGACAGATCTGGTTGAGATCGAGCGATGGGAGAATGGAATCTACCAACTCGAAACGTCGGATCCTGTAATGGGTGGACCGGACGGTATCGACAACTTGCAGGCAAAGCAACTTGCGAACCGCACTCGATATCTGAAAAAAGCGATCGAGGCCAGCCAAAGCAGCTTTGACGAGCATGTTGAAGCGACCGATCCGCATCCGCAATATGCGACACACGGCGAATTGGCAGAAAAGGTCGCCGCTTTGGTAGCGCAGGCGCCGGGCACGCTCGATACGTTGAGCAAGCTCGCGAAGGCGCTAGACAACGATCCGAATTTCGCATCGAAGGTCGCGAGTGCGCTGGCATCGAAAGCGGCGCTGGACTCACCGCCGTTCGTCGGCACGCCGACGACGCCGACACCACCTATGGGCGATAGCGGTTCGGTCGTGGTGAACGCGGCATGGGTCAGAGGGCAGAACTATCAGCCAGCGCTCGGCTTTACGCCGGTTCAGCAGGGAGGCGGCACGAATCAAGGCGCGAATAAGGTCAAGATCGGCTGGAATCTTGATGGTTCCGGGCTGAGGTGCATGGTGGACGCGACCGACCTCGGGAACTTCGTGTTCGATAGCGCAGTGATCGGACAGATCGTATTCGAACCTCGTACGCAGGCGCGGGCAGGGTACCTGAAGTGCAACGGGGCGCTGATCAAACGGGCCGACTATCCCAAGCTTTGGGCGTACGCGCAGGCAAGCGGCGCGCTCGTTACTGATGCTGCATGGGGCGCCGGCAACAACGGCTGCTTTTCCCATGGGGATGGCGCGACGACATTCCGTTTGCCCGAATTGCGTGGGGAATTCTTGCGTTGCTGGGACGATGGCCGCGGGGCGGACGCGTCGCGCGCGATCGGGACATGGCAAGGCGGGCAGAACGCCTATCACGCGCACGGCGCATCGTCCGGTGCGGCGGGAGCACACGGTCATTCTGCGTGGACCGATACGCAAGGATGGCATGGTCACCACGGCACGACCGCGGGCGGAGGCGCGCACAGTCACCAGCTGGACTACAGGACTCCCGAGTGGACAGCGGATACCGACCGGGGCGGCGTCGGCAGCACGTTTTCAGTCGATACGCCGGTCCAGCCGTGGACAACTGTCGTTGGTGACCACGTGCACGTATTTGACACCGACGGGGCGGGCAATCACGCGCACAACGTCGGAATCGGTGCAGTCGGCGACCACGTCCATTCCATCACGATCAACGGTGACGGCGGAAACGAAGCACGTCCGCGCAACATCGCGCTGCTTGCAATGATTCGCGCGTATTAA
- a CDS encoding major capsid protein encodes MADIALFQDDAFSLSSLTAAINDQPHVPGRIGALGLFEEDGITTTTVQIERDGDTLSLVPAGERGTPAAVVVGSKRSMIPFNTVHLPQRAFLKADEIQNLRAFGSETELEALQTVVNRRLAKLRRQLDATHEFHRIGAIKGAVLDADGTTVLIDLLKYFGIDQTVIPFELATATTEIRVKCVEVQDAIEDALGATAYTGVRVFCGREFWNKLIVAKSVKETYLASVMAAQLRGDGRDAFDFGGCTFERYRGRVGDIGYVADDEAYAVPEGVPELFITRFAPADYVEAVNTTGLPYYAKQELAQFGKGVDIEAQSNPVHLCTRPKAIVKLKV; translated from the coding sequence ATGGCGGACATCGCCCTGTTTCAAGACGACGCGTTTTCGCTGTCGTCCCTTACCGCTGCAATCAATGATCAGCCGCACGTACCGGGACGCATCGGCGCACTCGGCCTGTTCGAAGAGGACGGCATCACGACGACGACCGTGCAGATCGAGCGTGACGGCGACACGCTGTCGCTTGTTCCGGCCGGTGAGCGCGGCACGCCGGCGGCGGTCGTCGTCGGCAGCAAGCGCAGCATGATCCCGTTCAACACGGTGCATCTGCCGCAGCGCGCATTCCTGAAGGCGGACGAAATCCAGAACCTGCGTGCCTTCGGCTCCGAGACGGAGCTGGAAGCGCTGCAGACCGTCGTGAACCGGCGCTTGGCGAAGCTGCGTCGTCAGCTCGACGCGACGCATGAGTTCCATCGAATCGGCGCGATCAAGGGAGCGGTGCTCGACGCGGACGGTACGACAGTGCTGATCGACCTGCTGAAGTACTTCGGAATCGACCAGACCGTGATTCCGTTCGAGCTGGCGACGGCGACAACCGAGATCCGCGTGAAGTGTGTCGAAGTCCAGGACGCGATCGAGGACGCGCTCGGCGCGACGGCTTACACCGGCGTGCGCGTGTTCTGCGGGCGCGAGTTCTGGAACAAGCTGATCGTCGCGAAGTCGGTGAAGGAAACGTATCTTGCGTCCGTTATGGCCGCGCAGCTGCGGGGCGACGGGCGCGATGCGTTCGACTTCGGCGGGTGCACGTTCGAACGATATCGCGGGCGCGTCGGCGACATCGGTTACGTCGCGGACGACGAAGCGTACGCAGTGCCGGAAGGCGTGCCGGAGCTGTTCATCACGCGTTTCGCGCCGGCCGACTACGTTGAAGCGGTGAACACGACGGGTCTGCCGTACTACGCGAAGCAGGAACTCGCGCAGTTCGGCAAGGGCGTCGACATCGAGGCGCAGTCGAACCCGGTTCACCTCTGCACGCGCCCGAAGGCGATCGTCAAGCTGAAGGTGTGA
- a CDS encoding phage baseplate assembly protein V: MSDYELGEIDRRMACMVQHGTVEQVSYQPPLCRVRIGDWVSDWMPWKTAAAGIVRFWRPPSVGEQASMFAPSGELAGAYAAPGYYSDQHGGSARSSPSETAWDYPDGASEVYDHEKHEYRVDVPAGGRIVFRIGGTELELRADGVTLRTKQFLGDVPDSTFTGNTTTEKLLTFNGGMQGKGGGDGGPAVRVEGEAHYSGDVEIAGKSFLAHKHREQGDGELVSVPV; this comes from the coding sequence ATGAGCGATTACGAGCTGGGCGAGATCGACCGCCGCATGGCTTGCATGGTGCAGCATGGGACGGTCGAGCAGGTCTCGTATCAGCCTCCGCTGTGCCGCGTACGTATCGGCGATTGGGTGAGCGACTGGATGCCGTGGAAGACCGCCGCGGCTGGCATCGTTCGCTTCTGGCGTCCGCCGTCCGTCGGCGAGCAGGCGTCGATGTTTGCACCGTCCGGGGAGCTGGCCGGCGCGTACGCCGCTCCGGGCTATTACTCCGATCAGCATGGCGGCTCGGCACGGTCCAGTCCGTCCGAGACGGCATGGGACTACCCGGATGGCGCGTCCGAAGTCTACGACCATGAGAAGCACGAATACCGCGTCGACGTGCCGGCAGGCGGGCGCATCGTGTTTCGCATCGGTGGCACCGAGCTGGAGCTGCGCGCGGATGGCGTCACGTTGCGCACGAAGCAATTCCTCGGTGACGTGCCGGACTCGACCTTCACTGGCAACACGACGACCGAGAAACTGCTCACTTTCAACGGTGGCATGCAGGGCAAGGGCGGCGGCGATGGTGGTCCGGCAGTTCGCGTGGAGGGCGAGGCGCATTATTCCGGCGACGTCGAGATCGCGGGCAAGTCCTTCCTTGCGCATAAGCATAGAGAGCAGGGGGACGGCGAACTGGTGTCCGTGCCGGTCTGA
- a CDS encoding phage tail protein, with amino-acid sequence MDDLKIEIDIKEAMAVLQGLSPSAIQGAWRRTLRKTAGWIKSQTAKEVGAATKIPQKVIRSRLYFFLRSADTGKVWLGLNPIEAHRLGKATKTRKGMRVGRRSFEGAWRQTKRKPDGPIYERVGKERMPYRLITVSWQQSGDPAFRRAAKACEARLMVILRQEVNYELQKVMRRA; translated from the coding sequence ATGGACGATCTGAAGATCGAAATCGATATCAAAGAGGCGATGGCCGTGCTGCAAGGGTTGTCGCCGTCCGCGATACAGGGTGCGTGGCGACGGACGTTGCGCAAGACGGCGGGCTGGATCAAGAGCCAGACCGCGAAGGAAGTCGGGGCGGCGACGAAGATCCCGCAGAAGGTGATCCGTAGCCGCCTCTACTTCTTTCTCCGCTCGGCCGATACCGGCAAGGTGTGGCTCGGTTTGAACCCGATCGAAGCGCATCGGCTCGGAAAGGCAACGAAAACGCGCAAGGGCATGCGTGTCGGCCGCCGGTCGTTCGAAGGTGCGTGGCGGCAAACGAAGCGAAAGCCCGATGGCCCGATATACGAGCGTGTCGGCAAGGAGCGCATGCCGTACCGGCTGATCACGGTTTCGTGGCAGCAGTCGGGCGACCCGGCGTTCCGACGTGCGGCCAAGGCATGCGAGGCCCGGCTGATGGTAATTCTCCGTCAGGAAGTGAACTACGAACTGCAGAAGGTGATGCGCCGTGCTTGA
- a CDS encoding tail fiber assembly protein, translating into MLLHQYDSQTGQYLNSFLADPDPLNPGRWLEPAFTTSMQLPERPRLTWPVFRDGSWSLVPDYRTLRLYRKDNGEVAEILVIGITPDDAGLTDVPRPSDEHVWSEATKSWEVDPSIVAARARDVAMAEFERRRAIAVRKNFGKADAFAAGMMTLAEEAVFKAWAAYQMALVRLVDSPTFPDGVVWPDEPDEAQVVAQAEAEADAARKRLEADAAARLAAAQPPKQVPVDSRNAELTD; encoded by the coding sequence ATGCTCTTGCATCAATATGACAGCCAAACCGGTCAATATCTGAACAGTTTTTTGGCTGATCCTGATCCTCTCAATCCCGGTCGGTGGCTGGAGCCAGCATTTACCACGTCCATGCAATTGCCTGAGCGGCCGCGCCTCACGTGGCCGGTCTTTCGCGATGGTTCGTGGTCACTGGTGCCTGACTATCGAACATTGCGTCTCTATCGAAAGGACAACGGCGAGGTGGCCGAGATACTGGTCATTGGAATTACGCCGGACGATGCCGGCTTGACTGATGTACCGCGGCCATCCGATGAGCACGTTTGGAGCGAGGCGACAAAATCATGGGAGGTGGACCCGTCGATCGTCGCAGCTCGCGCTCGCGACGTGGCGATGGCGGAATTCGAGAGACGACGCGCAATTGCTGTGCGGAAGAACTTCGGCAAGGCCGACGCGTTTGCCGCCGGCATGATGACGCTCGCTGAAGAAGCTGTCTTCAAGGCGTGGGCGGCTTATCAAATGGCGTTGGTGCGGCTTGTCGATTCGCCGACGTTTCCGGACGGTGTCGTTTGGCCCGATGAGCCGGACGAGGCGCAAGTCGTTGCGCAGGCCGAGGCGGAAGCTGACGCCGCGAGAAAGCGACTGGAGGCGGACGCCGCTGCACGCCTTGCAGCCGCGCAGCCGCCGAAGCAAGTGCCGGTCGACAGCCGGAACGCCGAGCTGACCGACTGA
- a CDS encoding head maturation protease, ClpP-related, translated as MKGKKRWWDIRAQANAAGEQVAEIRIYGDIGFWGTDAELFASKLDEVAATATSIVVAVNSMGGDVFDAFTIYNALRRHAGKVTGRVDGVAASAASLILMACDEIVMPSNAMLMIHNPHTVAAGEAADLRKLADLLDSTSDNMLAAYVKRSGRTEDEVRAIMDAETWLTAAQAQEQGFCDTIAEPIRIAAYAGAARHVARFAAVPDPIRALLADDAEAPPVPEPQPTPAPAPQAAPDVTALASHVYAACRDARIEHCAEGIVLATGLRDRATVDAAIRNAQDIAGICLAANLTELTAGFVADGLSPDQVRARLFERVTASQTRINHRAQPVAPAESTVVANAPRAASIYAARKSGKQL; from the coding sequence ATGAAGGGAAAGAAGCGTTGGTGGGACATCCGGGCGCAGGCGAACGCGGCCGGCGAGCAGGTGGCCGAGATCCGGATCTACGGCGATATCGGCTTCTGGGGTACGGACGCAGAACTGTTCGCGTCGAAGCTCGATGAGGTCGCCGCAACGGCGACGTCGATCGTCGTGGCCGTGAATTCGATGGGCGGCGACGTGTTCGACGCATTCACGATCTACAACGCGCTGCGTCGGCACGCCGGCAAGGTGACGGGCCGCGTCGACGGCGTCGCTGCATCGGCGGCATCGCTGATTCTGATGGCGTGCGACGAGATCGTGATGCCGTCGAACGCGATGCTGATGATTCACAACCCGCACACGGTCGCAGCCGGCGAGGCCGCGGACCTGCGCAAGCTCGCGGACCTGCTCGACAGCACGTCGGACAACATGCTCGCGGCTTACGTCAAGCGCAGCGGCCGGACCGAGGACGAAGTGCGGGCCATCATGGACGCGGAAACGTGGCTCACCGCCGCGCAGGCGCAGGAGCAGGGGTTCTGCGACACGATCGCCGAGCCGATCCGTATCGCGGCGTATGCGGGCGCTGCGCGACACGTCGCGCGGTTCGCGGCCGTGCCGGATCCGATCCGTGCGCTGCTTGCCGACGATGCCGAAGCGCCGCCCGTTCCTGAGCCGCAGCCCACCCCGGCGCCGGCACCGCAGGCGGCGCCGGACGTAACGGCGCTTGCGTCGCACGTGTATGCGGCGTGCCGTGACGCGCGCATCGAGCACTGCGCCGAAGGCATCGTACTCGCGACCGGACTGCGCGATCGCGCGACGGTCGATGCGGCGATCCGCAACGCGCAGGACATTGCGGGCATCTGTCTCGCGGCGAATCTGACCGAGCTGACAGCGGGGTTCGTGGCGGACGGCCTGTCGCCCGATCAGGTTCGCGCACGGCTGTTCGAGCGTGTGACCGCGTCGCAGACGCGGATCAATCATCGCGCTCAACCGGTCGCACCGGCCGAGTCGACCGTGGTCGCGAACGCGCCGCGAGCGGCGTCCATCTACGCGGCTCGCAAGAGCGGCAAGCAACTTTGA
- a CDS encoding phage tail protein I, translating into MTPEPLLPSNQTPLEAALARVMRPTVQPEVLRTLWDADRCPVAWLPWLAWALAVDGWELAESEDARRALVKGSLALHRKKGTPWAVREVIRRLGFGEVTIIEGRRGGRRDGAFVRNGEQLRGRTSAWAEYIVKLGRPVTRDQADKLWRAIERYAPARSKLAALDYAAVAIRHNGIAVRDGQYTRGSITT; encoded by the coding sequence ATGACGCCTGAGCCGCTGCTGCCGTCGAATCAAACGCCGCTCGAGGCGGCACTCGCGCGCGTGATGCGCCCGACCGTCCAGCCGGAAGTGCTGCGCACGCTATGGGACGCTGATCGCTGTCCAGTAGCGTGGTTACCGTGGCTCGCATGGGCACTGGCTGTCGATGGTTGGGAACTCGCCGAATCGGAGGATGCCCGGCGAGCGCTGGTGAAGGGCTCGTTGGCGTTGCATCGAAAGAAGGGCACACCTTGGGCGGTGCGTGAGGTAATTCGCCGCCTTGGGTTCGGCGAGGTCACGATCATCGAAGGGCGCAGAGGCGGGCGTCGCGATGGGGCGTTCGTACGTAACGGTGAGCAATTGCGCGGTAGGACGAGCGCGTGGGCAGAGTACATCGTGAAGTTGGGGAGGCCAGTCACCCGCGATCAGGCCGACAAGTTGTGGCGGGCGATTGAGCGTTACGCGCCTGCCCGCAGCAAGCTTGCCGCGCTCGATTATGCAGCCGTTGCGATCCGTCATAACGGCATTGCAGTCCGGGACGGGCAATACACTAGAGGGAGTATCACGACATGA
- a CDS encoding head decoration protein — protein MSNVKQQGVLTAEFLVSEGNGQISRERIVVKAGPALPAGQVLGVTSTGEYAPYDNAANDGSEVAAAVLYAPLPASDAPRPATGIVRLAEVAGALLTGLDVAGRSDLAERHVIVR, from the coding sequence ATGTCGAACGTGAAGCAACAAGGCGTGCTGACGGCCGAATTTCTCGTGTCGGAAGGCAACGGGCAGATTTCGCGCGAGCGCATCGTGGTCAAGGCGGGGCCGGCGCTGCCGGCCGGACAGGTGCTCGGCGTGACGAGCACCGGTGAGTATGCACCCTACGACAACGCGGCGAACGACGGCTCGGAAGTCGCGGCGGCAGTGCTCTATGCGCCGCTGCCGGCGTCGGACGCGCCGCGCCCGGCGACGGGCATCGTGCGGCTCGCCGAGGTCGCCGGTGCGCTGTTGACCGGGCTCGACGTTGCCGGCCGCAGCGATCTCGCCGAGCGGCACGTGATCGTCCGCTGA